A portion of the Flavobacterium limnophilum genome contains these proteins:
- a CDS encoding TonB-dependent receptor plug domain-containing protein: MKLVILFFLLCFSNLFGQSGIKISGKVKSNEGLSLSGVIVAFDINGNSSHEVTDSLGVFSANLKSGLLRLAINHFGCIEKELSFTLKKDTILSIELEKDRLLLKEVVVSNNKKSSITALSGGKLSFNLKELSSLPTILGTTDIIKLLQLTPGVQNSGDANGYLYVRGGDPGHNSILYGGTPIYGMSHLLGVFPFYNTDHIQEVEFDKSSSNAKYGGRLSSTTLLIPNKKTPSQFTVQGNVGLLASQMTLAVPLGKKSGLFISGRKTYIDEIVVPIVNSFSKNNDVQNMKYDFSDGNLTFITEVSKNNSLVVDAFVSADKLKIEDSNISLKTGLKWGNFSVSPTLISKLSSKTTMSNAVYFTKYTNNLDMQQATVQMGISSYVQDFGFANSVRFRVKEIPFESGLQYTFHKLQPQKIQITSQIATAIEEQNNLIKANELAVFATAKPKFSDYFNAELGLRINYYSSGSKSNSYLHFQPRMVLNYYPNKKFSFYTSYNRQNQYLSLITTSSVGIPTDFWIASSDGISPQTSDEFSIGSNQTISKNIATSFGGFYRSMKNLLEYPYGVAQFNEMSTLKNDLLVGKGKAYGLEMMLRKNNGKFKGWLSYTLSRSNRNFEEINDGNTYFAKYDRRHNLSLVGMYDLNLKWNFGVTQIFSSGNRFTMPTSWYFINNNPVKEYSEYNNAQMPNYIRTDLSANYFFIKSSKKESALNFSIYNTFNIENPIYVVLNVKVNEDKQSVVVETEKKYLYKILPSVSWRFKF, encoded by the coding sequence TTGAAATTAGTTATTTTGTTTTTTTTGTTATGTTTTTCCAACTTGTTCGGACAATCAGGTATTAAAATATCAGGTAAAGTCAAGTCTAATGAAGGTTTGAGTCTTTCCGGAGTTATCGTTGCTTTTGATATAAATGGGAATAGTTCCCATGAGGTAACGGATTCTTTAGGCGTGTTTTCTGCCAACCTTAAATCAGGGCTGCTGAGATTGGCAATTAATCATTTCGGTTGCATAGAAAAAGAGTTAAGTTTTACTTTAAAAAAAGACACCATACTTTCCATTGAATTAGAGAAAGACAGGTTGCTTTTGAAGGAAGTTGTGGTTTCTAACAATAAAAAAAGTTCCATAACAGCCTTGTCTGGAGGTAAATTGTCTTTTAATCTAAAAGAATTATCTTCTTTACCCACTATTCTAGGGACAACGGATATAATTAAGCTTTTGCAATTAACGCCGGGAGTCCAAAATTCGGGTGATGCCAATGGGTATTTGTATGTGAGAGGTGGTGACCCTGGGCATAATTCAATTCTATATGGAGGAACTCCAATATATGGCATGTCACATTTGTTAGGTGTTTTCCCTTTTTACAATACAGATCATATACAAGAAGTTGAATTTGACAAATCGAGTTCTAATGCAAAATATGGAGGACGTTTGAGTTCTACTACTTTGTTGATTCCCAATAAAAAAACACCTTCACAATTCACGGTTCAAGGAAACGTTGGCCTACTGGCATCTCAAATGACATTGGCAGTTCCCTTGGGTAAAAAATCAGGACTTTTTATTTCAGGCAGGAAAACATATATTGACGAAATTGTGGTTCCAATAGTAAACTCGTTTTCAAAAAACAATGATGTTCAAAATATGAAATATGATTTTTCGGATGGGAATTTGACCTTCATCACGGAGGTTTCCAAAAATAATTCCTTGGTTGTTGATGCTTTTGTAAGTGCCGATAAATTAAAAATAGAAGATTCTAATATATCCTTAAAAACTGGTCTAAAATGGGGAAATTTCTCCGTGTCTCCAACACTAATTTCTAAATTATCTTCAAAAACAACGATGTCAAATGCTGTTTATTTTACTAAATATACCAATAATTTAGATATGCAGCAAGCTACAGTGCAAATGGGGATTTCCTCTTATGTACAGGATTTCGGGTTTGCAAATTCGGTTCGTTTTAGGGTTAAAGAAATTCCTTTTGAATCTGGTTTGCAATATACTTTTCATAAGTTGCAACCACAAAAGATTCAAATTACTAGTCAAATTGCGACCGCAATTGAAGAGCAAAATAATTTAATTAAAGCCAACGAGCTGGCTGTTTTTGCAACAGCAAAACCGAAATTTTCTGATTATTTCAATGCAGAATTAGGCTTGAGAATTAATTATTACAGTTCCGGATCAAAGTCTAATTCATATTTGCACTTCCAGCCTCGAATGGTATTGAATTATTATCCAAACAAAAAATTTTCTTTTTATACTTCTTATAATAGACAAAATCAATATTTGAGTTTAATTACGACTTCGAGTGTGGGTATTCCAACAGATTTTTGGATAGCAAGTTCAGATGGAATTTCTCCACAAACTTCCGACGAGTTTTCTATTGGTTCAAACCAGACGATTTCTAAAAATATCGCAACTTCATTTGGAGGATTTTATCGTTCAATGAAAAATCTATTGGAATATCCTTATGGAGTTGCCCAGTTTAATGAGATGTCAACATTAAAAAATGACTTGCTTGTCGGGAAGGGAAAAGCCTATGGACTTGAAATGATGTTACGAAAGAATAATGGAAAGTTCAAGGGATGGTTGAGTTATACTTTGAGTCGGTCAAATAGAAATTTTGAAGAGATAAATGATGGAAATACATATTTTGCAAAATACGACAGACGTCATAATTTGTCATTAGTCGGAATGTACGATTTAAATTTGAAATGGAATTTTGGCGTTACCCAGATTTTTAGTTCTGGAAATCGTTTTACAATGCCTACGTCGTGGTACTTTATCAATAATAATCCTGTCAAGGAATATTCGGAATATAACAACGCCCAAATGCCCAATTATATTCGAACAGACCTATCTGCTAATTATTTTTTCATAAAAAGTAGTAAGAAGGAAAGTGCCTTAAATTTTTCCATTTACAATACATTCAATATTGAAAATCCTATTTATGTTGTTTTAAATGTAAAGGTTAATGAAGACAAACAAAGTGTAGTTGTGGAAACAGAAAAAAAATATTTATATAAAATCCTTCCTTCTGTAAGTTGGAGATTTAAATTTTAA
- a CDS encoding PorP/SprF family type IX secretion system membrane protein, translating to MKLKLVLYILLTTLSIAEVKAQDPIFTQYFLVPESLNPAFTGTLVTGYTGLIHRSQWPNENRRIDTEYAFVNSPIGREREMGLGLTILNQREVFTKYNYTQINGVYSYNVNLNDEWRFRLGIEAGYGHKNFNFSSLLLEDQINSDGSISGGSVDPSILNANDKIGFFDFSSGILLYSDKAWFGASLKHLNKPNIAFTDYAAVPLELFLSVHTGYSLSLDDSSMSFFPDETNVLVTANYMRQAQYNRLDFGTALELKPFIVGILAATNPEGKSNNSHLLTSLNLFGSIQLDRFVFGYSYDINTSQMGNTQGVHEISLTWQIGRECESCNNYLVKHPWGRNY from the coding sequence ATGAAACTAAAACTTGTTTTATATATACTACTAACAACCTTGTCTATTGCTGAGGTTAAAGCGCAAGACCCCATATTTACGCAATATTTTTTGGTGCCTGAATCCTTGAATCCTGCCTTTACAGGAACATTGGTCACAGGATACACGGGACTCATCCACCGATCGCAATGGCCCAATGAAAATAGACGAATTGACACGGAATATGCTTTTGTCAATAGTCCGATTGGTCGAGAACGAGAAATGGGTTTGGGCTTAACGATTTTAAATCAAAGGGAGGTTTTTACCAAATACAATTACACCCAAATCAATGGCGTGTATTCCTATAATGTCAATTTGAATGATGAATGGCGATTCCGATTGGGCATAGAAGCGGGATATGGACACAAAAACTTCAATTTCAGCAGCCTTTTATTGGAAGACCAAATCAATTCTGACGGTTCCATAAGCGGAGGTAGTGTCGATCCGAGTATTTTGAACGCCAATGATAAAATTGGCTTTTTTGATTTTTCGTCGGGAATCTTGTTGTATAGTGACAAAGCTTGGTTTGGCGCTTCGTTGAAGCACTTAAACAAACCCAATATTGCCTTTACCGACTATGCAGCCGTGCCTTTGGAATTGTTTTTGAGTGTTCACACGGGTTATTCCTTGAGTTTAGATGACAGTTCGATGTCCTTTTTTCCAGATGAAACCAATGTGTTAGTGACCGCCAATTATATGCGTCAAGCCCAATATAACCGATTGGATTTTGGCACCGCCTTGGAATTAAAACCTTTTATCGTTGGCATCCTCGCAGCGACCAATCCGGAAGGAAAAAGCAACAACAGCCATTTATTAACTTCCCTCAATCTTTTTGGTTCCATCCAGCTGGATCGTTTTGTTTTTGGTTATTCCTATGACATCAATACTTCGCAAATGGGCAATACCCAAGGCGTACACGAAATTTCGCTGACTTGGCAAATAGGCCGTGAATGCGAAAGCTGCAATAATTACTTGGTCAAACATCCTTGGGGGAGGAATTATTGA
- a CDS encoding PKD domain-containing protein has protein sequence MRKFYPILFLVIFIHCGVILNAKENHIRKILALPAASISGTTAVCQNATAPQITFTGSLGTAPYTFTYTINGGAPLTVTTTGSNSSITVTAPTTAAGTSSYDLVSVHDASLPLTEITQTGTATVTVGSPPTVNFTFTNDATCSGTAIQFNSSVTGTGTIVYSWDFGDGTALSNLQNPTHQFTALGCGTSTFPVTLTITVNGCTATKTQTISVKQKPNISFNDLNNPLAIDLFNNCSNAATNPVFSINVGNTSLSSACISSYAIDWGDGSAITTNASFPATHTYNLIGAYNMVVTALGTNGCSNSVTYVIKNVTNPSGGIVSPGSTQNLCAPTAPLNFTISNWGANSIGTVYDIDYGDGSAVVHLTQATLQSSIYYNASNPSASLNYPIPYVYTTSNCPNLKFTALLTVSNACGETPSSVSNITVYSKPTANFTAPPQACLNTNVLFTNSTLTGYNQNCIQNALYQWDFGDGTTSTLTNPTHTYTVAGNYTVSLIAQGYCGFSAPMTKTICVEAPLTPSFTLNNPLGCAPLAITTTNTTIETNSCTPPTYLWTVTYAAANCGTAIATPNQTTKNASYNFTIPGIYTIKLTATNSCGSATTSQTVEVKKPPTITSINGINANYCGATNISPTATVNSCAPASSTLTYAWNFPGGIPTTSNLANPGPISYATAGNYTVSLVVSNECGASTMSTKSFTINDTPVLTNTPLTQTICSGTTTALVNLTSSPAGANFTWTATATAGITGFSPSGTSTIPVQTLSTTNASPGTVTYAITPSLGGCPGTVTNYVITVNPAPAITSQPASSTICLGGSLAVLSFTTTGIIGTPTYQWYSNVANNTTTGTAIPGETNATYTPVSTIAGTFYYYCIITLPSGGCSNIKTNTATVTIMPNATITTQPTPTQNLCVGVTTPAPLSISYSGGTGTVSYQWFSNTSNSNIGGSLIAGASLSTYTPPVYTVPGNYYYYATVSLNGNGCLPATSNVAEVIVYADPTISAQPIATQTLCQTATPLNLDVTATGGNGTFSYQWYSHSTNANSGGILITGATSNSYTPLTNTVGTNYYYCVVSQNSTSGCSVTSATAAIIVISSPTITQPASSTVCQGGSPTPLSITVSGATGTPTYQWYSNVANNTTTGTAISGETNATYTPSAAAVGTTYYYCIITLPSGGCSSITSNTATVTINAGATITTQPTLTQSLCVGATIATPLTISYTGGSGSVSYQWYSNTSNLNSGGTLIPGATNASYTPAVFTTSGTNYYYVTLSFSGNGCGPITSNPAEIVIVTDPTVSSQPLVSQTLCQGAAPTNLTVTATGGIGTYSYQWFSSVSNSNTGGILIAGETNASYTPPTASVGTRYYYCVISQTGIGCNVTSATAAVIVNLAPTITTQPQSSSVCLGITPTVLNVAYSNGVGTPAYQWYSNTVNTTVGSTPISGATNATYTPQNTVVGTTYYYCIITLPTGGCSSLTSNIATVTINPNPVISNKTAIICSGNSFTITPDNLSGDTVPAGTTYTWSNPTISPAGSITGASAQNVQQTTISQNLINTTTSPATVTYTVTPLSGVCAGANFSAVVTVNPAISPNVTSTNSSCFGTNNGAIQTNITGGIPFSSGAPYLISWTGPSGFTSSASSISNLVPGDYNLSITDAGGCPIDKTYTITEPNDIVITTDLEKDISCFNAADGAIQITLTGGTLNYKINWTKNGIPFATTEDLSNLSPGTYVVTVSDANNCGPKTATFTITEPPILAVNLVNKTNILCFGDATGTINVNVVGGTAPYTFAWTGPNGFTSSNQNLTGLFAGTYNLIVADNSGCSKNLSVPITQTPEIKITATTTPIVCYGDNNASINLVVSGGVAPYTIAWSNLGSGISQNNLSAGDYTISVTDALSCTQTLTVNIPEAPIFTVNPVVKNISCFGANNGSITLNFVGGIAPVTLTWNDGAVTGTTRNNLKPGSYTVTIVDSKPCTIVRTFIILEPQLLVLSANVTNALDCNNANTGAINLLVSGGSSPFTYAWSNGATTEDLVNIPAGNYLVTVTDANGCTQQAQYSINRPPPIVAGVTTKTDFNCDTKTVKQTFVAQVSGGVPPYQLVWSSGTVSGANNEFMNTTQNGTVILTATDAIGCQSNYSFNVNVPTLETPSFIVDSYAYSTFGTYSINDPIQFTNTATGDFTSVAWDFGDGTFSTEPNPVHTFVNPKEYVVTQTVTYPFGCVYVQKITLIVGKGYVLVVPTAFTPNNDSLNDKFRPVTKGLKNVRLDVYDTWGSLIYSETGDVLRGWDGKIKGIHAENGNYFCKVSGETFYGTTVNDNHPFVLLK, from the coding sequence ATGAGGAAGTTTTACCCGATTCTATTTTTAGTTATTTTCATCCATTGTGGGGTTATCTTAAATGCCAAGGAGAATCATATCCGCAAAATTTTGGCATTGCCTGCGGCCAGTATTTCCGGTACGACTGCCGTTTGCCAAAATGCAACAGCCCCACAAATTACGTTCACAGGCTCCCTTGGAACTGCACCCTATACGTTTACCTATACCATCAATGGAGGTGCTCCTTTGACTGTAACTACCACTGGGTCCAACTCCTCCATAACCGTTACTGCTCCTACCACTGCTGCGGGTACTTCCAGTTATGATTTAGTCAGTGTGCACGATGCCAGTTTACCTCTGACAGAAATTACCCAAACCGGTACCGCAACCGTTACTGTAGGCAGTCCGCCTACCGTTAATTTTACATTTACCAACGATGCGACTTGCTCGGGAACGGCCATACAATTTAATTCCTCGGTTACAGGAACCGGAACCATTGTTTATTCTTGGGACTTTGGAGATGGAACTGCTTTGTCCAATCTGCAAAATCCAACGCATCAATTCACGGCTTTAGGATGCGGTACTTCGACATTTCCAGTGACATTAACCATTACCGTAAATGGCTGTACAGCCACAAAAACACAAACTATTTCGGTTAAGCAAAAACCAAACATCAGTTTTAATGATTTGAATAATCCTTTAGCCATAGACCTATTTAACAATTGCTCGAATGCAGCCACCAATCCCGTATTTTCGATCAATGTGGGGAATACTTCTCTTTCTTCAGCTTGTATCAGTTCCTACGCTATCGACTGGGGAGACGGGAGTGCCATTACAACCAATGCCAGCTTTCCTGCTACCCATACTTATAATTTAATAGGCGCTTACAACATGGTTGTAACCGCTTTGGGCACCAATGGCTGCAGTAATTCAGTAACCTATGTCATCAAGAATGTAACCAATCCGTCGGGTGGAATTGTAAGCCCCGGAAGCACCCAAAATTTATGTGCTCCAACAGCCCCCTTGAATTTTACCATTTCCAATTGGGGAGCCAATTCAATTGGCACTGTTTACGACATCGATTATGGCGATGGTTCTGCTGTTGTTCATCTTACCCAAGCCACTTTACAAAGTTCCATTTATTACAATGCTTCCAATCCTTCGGCCTCATTGAATTATCCCATTCCGTATGTTTATACCACATCCAATTGTCCCAATCTGAAGTTCACGGCCTTGCTAACCGTTTCGAATGCTTGTGGTGAAACCCCCAGTTCCGTGTCCAATATCACTGTTTATTCAAAACCTACGGCCAATTTCACTGCGCCTCCCCAAGCCTGTTTGAATACCAATGTACTATTTACCAATTCCACGCTTACCGGATACAACCAGAATTGTATTCAAAATGCCCTTTATCAATGGGATTTTGGTGATGGCACCACCTCTACATTAACCAATCCAACCCATACTTATACCGTAGCGGGAAATTATACCGTAAGCCTAATAGCCCAAGGATATTGTGGTTTTTCAGCTCCAATGACAAAAACTATTTGTGTTGAAGCGCCGTTAACCCCTTCTTTTACCTTAAATAATCCTTTAGGTTGCGCTCCGTTGGCCATTACCACTACCAATACAACCATAGAGACCAATTCTTGTACACCACCCACTTATTTGTGGACGGTTACTTATGCTGCAGCCAATTGTGGAACAGCCATTGCAACTCCAAATCAAACGACAAAGAATGCTTCCTATAACTTTACCATACCCGGTATTTATACGATTAAATTAACAGCGACCAATTCTTGTGGAAGTGCAACTACCTCACAAACCGTTGAAGTCAAAAAGCCGCCTACCATAACTTCAATCAACGGAATAAATGCCAATTATTGTGGGGCAACCAACATCAGTCCAACCGCAACAGTGAATAGTTGCGCACCTGCTTCCAGTACTTTAACCTATGCCTGGAATTTTCCCGGCGGGATTCCCACCACCTCTAATTTGGCCAATCCGGGTCCCATTAGTTATGCCACTGCCGGAAATTATACCGTATCTTTAGTGGTCAGCAATGAGTGTGGGGCTTCGACAATGTCCACAAAATCCTTTACCATTAATGACACTCCAGTATTAACCAATACGCCCTTGACCCAAACTATTTGTTCGGGTACCACAACGGCCTTGGTCAACTTGACTTCCAGTCCCGCTGGAGCCAATTTTACTTGGACAGCCACAGCCACGGCAGGAATTACAGGATTTAGTCCTTCTGGAACGAGTACGATACCTGTTCAAACCCTATCCACAACCAATGCCAGTCCAGGAACGGTTACTTATGCCATCACGCCTTCCTTGGGTGGCTGTCCCGGTACAGTTACCAATTATGTCATTACCGTAAATCCGGCACCTGCCATCACCAGTCAACCCGCTTCCAGCACGATTTGTTTGGGAGGAAGTCTTGCGGTTTTGTCTTTCACGACAACTGGTATAATTGGTACACCAACCTATCAATGGTATTCCAATGTTGCCAACAATACGACAACTGGAACGGCTATTCCAGGGGAAACCAATGCCACTTATACCCCAGTCTCCACAATAGCAGGAACATTTTATTACTATTGCATCATTACTTTGCCATCTGGAGGTTGTTCGAATATAAAAACCAATACGGCAACGGTGACCATAATGCCGAATGCTACCATTACAACCCAACCCACTCCTACTCAAAATCTTTGTGTGGGTGTGACGACACCAGCTCCATTAAGCATTAGTTATTCGGGTGGAACAGGAACGGTTAGTTACCAATGGTTTTCCAATACTTCTAATTCCAACATTGGCGGCAGCTTAATCGCTGGTGCCAGTTTATCCACCTATACTCCGCCTGTTTATACCGTCCCGGGGAATTATTATTACTATGCCACAGTCTCTTTAAACGGCAATGGTTGTTTGCCTGCCACCAGCAATGTAGCCGAAGTTATTGTGTATGCCGATCCAACCATTAGTGCACAACCCATTGCCACTCAAACCTTGTGTCAAACCGCAACTCCATTAAATTTAGATGTTACGGCAACTGGAGGAAATGGAACCTTCAGTTATCAGTGGTACAGCCATTCGACCAATGCCAATTCAGGAGGAATATTAATTACTGGAGCAACTAGCAATAGTTACACTCCGCTTACCAATACTGTTGGCACAAACTATTATTATTGTGTCGTGAGTCAAAACAGTACTTCCGGCTGTAGCGTTACCAGCGCAACGGCTGCCATTATTGTTATTTCTTCCCCCACCATTACGCAACCCGCTTCCAGCACGGTTTGCCAAGGCGGAAGTCCAACTCCTTTGTCCATTACGGTTAGTGGTGCGACTGGAACTCCCACCTATCAGTGGTATTCCAATGTTGCCAATAACACCACTACCGGAACTGCAATTTCTGGAGAAACCAATGCTACTTATACCCCATCGGCAGCCGCTGTGGGGACCACTTATTATTATTGCATCATCACTTTGCCTTCCGGCGGCTGTTCGAGCATCACTTCCAATACTGCCACCGTGACCATCAATGCCGGAGCGACTATCACTACACAACCTACGCTAACCCAAAGTTTATGTGTTGGAGCGACCATTGCCACTCCATTAACGATAAGTTATACCGGAGGAAGTGGCAGTGTGAGTTACCAATGGTATTCCAATACGAGCAATTTGAATTCGGGTGGTACTTTAATTCCAGGAGCTACCAATGCCAGTTATACGCCGGCCGTTTTTACCACAAGCGGTACTAATTACTATTATGTAACACTTTCCTTCTCCGGAAATGGCTGTGGTCCCATCACGAGTAATCCTGCCGAGATTGTGATAGTCACTGATCCAACGGTTAGTTCACAACCCTTAGTTTCGCAGACTTTGTGTCAAGGTGCTGCCCCAACGAATTTGACTGTAACTGCCACGGGAGGCATTGGCACTTATTCCTACCAATGGTTTTCTTCGGTTTCCAATTCGAATACGGGAGGAATCCTGATTGCCGGGGAAACCAATGCTAGTTATACTCCACCAACCGCTTCCGTTGGAACAAGGTATTATTATTGCGTGATTTCTCAAACGGGGATTGGCTGTAATGTGACCAGTGCCACGGCAGCTGTAATTGTTAATTTAGCGCCAACCATTACCACCCAGCCACAATCCAGCTCTGTTTGTTTGGGCATTACCCCCACTGTTTTAAATGTAGCTTACAGCAACGGTGTAGGAACACCCGCTTACCAATGGTATTCAAATACAGTCAACACCACCGTGGGAAGCACGCCTATTTCAGGAGCCACAAACGCCACTTATACTCCACAAAATACTGTTGTTGGAACGACTTATTATTATTGCATCATCACTTTGCCAACGGGTGGTTGTTCTAGTTTAACTTCCAATATTGCAACTGTAACCATCAACCCCAATCCGGTGATTTCCAATAAAACCGCCATCATTTGCAGTGGAAATTCTTTTACAATCACTCCCGATAATTTAAGTGGTGACACCGTGCCTGCCGGGACAACTTACACTTGGTCGAATCCCACTATTTCACCCGCAGGTTCCATAACGGGAGCATCGGCGCAAAATGTGCAACAAACGACTATTAGCCAAAACTTAATCAATACCACAACGAGTCCAGCCACTGTCACTTATACCGTTACGCCACTTTCGGGAGTTTGTGCTGGTGCTAATTTCTCCGCAGTGGTTACGGTAAATCCTGCCATTTCGCCCAATGTCACTTCCACCAATAGTTCTTGTTTTGGTACCAATAACGGTGCTATTCAAACCAATATCACGGGAGGAATTCCTTTCAGTTCCGGTGCGCCTTATCTCATTTCTTGGACGGGTCCCAGCGGATTTACCTCCTCGGCCTCGAGCATTTCGAATTTGGTTCCTGGCGATTATAATCTTTCCATTACGGATGCCGGCGGTTGTCCCATTGACAAAACTTATACCATCACGGAACCAAATGACATTGTCATCACCACCGATTTAGAAAAAGACATCAGTTGTTTTAATGCTGCTGATGGTGCAATTCAAATCACTTTAACTGGCGGCACTTTAAATTATAAAATCAATTGGACGAAAAATGGAATCCCTTTCGCCACGACCGAAGATTTATCCAATTTAAGTCCCGGAACTTATGTGGTTACCGTTTCGGACGCCAACAATTGTGGTCCCAAAACGGCGACTTTTACCATAACTGAACCTCCTATCTTGGCCGTGAATTTGGTCAACAAAACCAACATCTTGTGTTTTGGAGATGCAACAGGAACCATAAACGTAAATGTTGTTGGAGGAACAGCTCCTTATACTTTTGCCTGGACTGGCCCCAATGGTTTCACAAGTTCCAATCAAAACCTGACTGGTCTTTTTGCGGGAACTTACAACTTGATTGTTGCCGATAATTCGGGTTGTTCCAAAAACTTGTCGGTACCCATTACCCAAACTCCCGAAATTAAAATAACGGCAACCACAACTCCGATTGTCTGTTATGGCGACAATAATGCCTCCATCAACCTGGTGGTTTCTGGCGGTGTTGCGCCTTATACTATAGCTTGGAGCAATTTGGGAAGCGGCATTTCTCAAAACAATCTTTCGGCTGGGGATTACACCATTAGCGTTACCGATGCCTTGAGTTGTACCCAAACCTTAACCGTGAATATTCCCGAAGCGCCTATTTTTACCGTCAATCCGGTGGTGAAAAACATCAGTTGTTTTGGAGCCAATAATGGCAGTATTACCCTTAATTTTGTGGGCGGTATTGCACCCGTGACCTTGACTTGGAATGATGGAGCGGTAACGGGAACTACCCGAAATAATTTAAAACCGGGTTCCTATACGGTAACCATTGTTGACAGTAAACCGTGTACGATTGTAAGAACGTTTATTATACTCGAACCGCAACTATTGGTGCTTTCCGCCAATGTAACGAATGCCTTGGACTGCAACAATGCCAATACCGGTGCCATCAATCTTTTGGTTTCCGGTGGTTCCTCGCCTTTTACTTATGCTTGGTCCAACGGAGCGACCACCGAGGATTTGGTCAACATTCCCGCAGGAAATTATTTGGTTACCGTAACCGATGCCAACGGCTGTACCCAACAAGCCCAATACAGCATTAACCGACCGCCGCCAATTGTGGCTGGGGTAACTACCAAAACGGATTTTAATTGCGATACCAAAACGGTAAAACAAACTTTTGTGGCCCAAGTTTCGGGTGGGGTTCCGCCTTATCAATTGGTTTGGTCCAGCGGAACGGTTAGCGGTGCCAATAATGAATTTATGAATACTACCCAAAACGGAACGGTGATTTTGACTGCTACCGATGCCATTGGGTGTCAATCGAATTACAGTTTCAATGTAAATGTGCCTACATTGGAAACCCCTTCTTTTATTGTCGATTCCTATGCGTATTCCACTTTTGGAACCTATTCCATCAATGACCCCATACAGTTTACCAATACGGCGACCGGTGATTTTACCAGCGTGGCTTGGGATTTTGGCGATGGTACTTTTTCGACCGAACCCAATCCTGTTCACACTTTTGTGAATCCAAAAGAGTATGTGGTGACGCAAACGGTTACTTACCCTTTTGGCTGCGTCTATGTCCAAAAAATTACCCTGATCGTTGGCAAAGGCTATGTATTGGTTGTTCCAACTGCTTTTACCCCCAACAATGACAGTCTAAATGATAAATTCAGACCCGTGACCAAAGGGTTGAAAAATGTCCGTTTAGATGTTTACGACACCTGGGGTTCCCTGATTTATTCAGAGACGGGTGACGTTCTGCGAGGCTGGGACGGCAAAATAAAAGGCATCCATGCCGAAAACGGCAATTACTTCTGCAAGGTTAGCGGAGAAACTTTTTATGGCACCACTGTCAATGACAATCACCCTTTTGTATTACTAAAATAA
- a CDS encoding DUF4249 domain-containing protein, which produces MKKWCLFLLIVVAISCNNDDFSAKINLESKIVVEGWIEEGDVPQLILSSSIPITEVIDSTNVLDHVIRSAKVTVSDGQKVEVLKVKNDKDRLPPFVYYGSEIIGVAGKTYTLKIEYLNRIVSASTTIPKTVNLTSAEYVKNNVADTTGYVFVKFDDPLNEKNYYQIATRLEGQEPIFVPAFYGNLDDKNFDSPKISMQVNRGVLIFPKTKYKPYFTDGDLIYVKLRTMNKDALDFWNSWQNELVNGRNPIYPSNTSLKSNINGGIGIWAGYGQSTIVVRTTPKK; this is translated from the coding sequence ATGAAAAAATGGTGTTTATTTCTTTTGATAGTGGTGGCAATCAGCTGTAATAATGATGATTTTAGTGCTAAAATTAATCTTGAATCGAAGATAGTTGTTGAAGGCTGGATTGAAGAGGGCGACGTGCCCCAGCTAATATTGTCCAGTAGTATTCCAATAACTGAGGTTATTGATTCTACCAATGTTTTAGACCATGTTATACGGTCGGCAAAAGTGACGGTTTCTGATGGACAAAAAGTAGAGGTTTTAAAAGTTAAAAATGATAAAGACAGATTGCCGCCGTTCGTGTATTATGGTTCCGAAATTATTGGCGTAGCAGGCAAGACTTATACCTTGAAAATAGAATATTTAAACAGAATTGTGTCAGCATCAACAACGATTCCCAAAACGGTGAATCTTACTAGTGCAGAATATGTTAAAAATAACGTTGCAGATACTACAGGCTATGTTTTTGTGAAATTTGATGACCCTTTAAATGAAAAGAATTATTACCAAATTGCAACAAGATTAGAAGGACAAGAGCCTATTTTTGTTCCCGCTTTTTATGGTAATCTGGATGATAAAAATTTTGATTCCCCCAAGATTTCGATGCAGGTAAACAGGGGAGTGCTCATTTTTCCCAAAACTAAATACAAACCTTATTTTACGGACGGGGATTTGATTTATGTGAAATTAAGAACGATGAATAAAGACGCTCTTGATTTCTGGAATAGTTGGCAAAACGAACTCGTGAATGGAAGAAACCCCATTTATCCGTCCAATACAAGTCTGAAATCAAATATTAATGGTGGAATTGGTATTTGGGCTGGTTATGGACAAAGTACAATTGTGGTTCGAACAACTCCAAAAAAATAA